ACTGTATATACGTTGGATGGCCCTCATTGTACTCCTAATTCTACTCCTATAAATTGTTTCTTATATACTGTATGTACTCCTAATTCTATTCCTATTTCCAAATTACTTTTGGCAGGGATCATTAGAGAGACAGGAAACATGACTAGTTGAGTTAGACGGTTCGTCTAATTGCCAAATATTGACACATAATCTCCAATTGATATCTGTTGCTGTATGAATAGGTATGCTTTTTTGTATAACCAATTGTTATGTAAGACATTATATCATAATTGCTCGTTAGTTCATTTTAGTGAGATAGGGCCCCACATTTTAGTTTCGCACAGGGTCCCCAATTTTGCCGGCCCGGCCCTGTCCCATCTATCCTGACCACTATCTTTATGATCCGTCATTGGTATACCAGGGGAAGGAAATCCCTACAATATAGTAAAGTAACACAATTATAACTGAGTAGCAATGAGCCATATCTATCTATGTGTGGGTGTAGCAGCAAAAGTGTTCACCTGAAACAAATATGGTGTCATAGGAAAGCTCGTTAATAATGCATCTTGAGATAGTACCGTCGTCGAAGCAATGTGTTAATCCCGATGGTGAATCTCTGGTGCTAGATCTTCTTCGTATAAATGTTGAAAATAGACCGTCTCGAAGACATAGACCGGATGAGATGGAGCCTATGATGGAAGCGTTCTCATCCAGTATAAAAAATTAGTCGCTCTCTTGAATAAACTTCATGGATACTATTTCTGAAACGGGAAAGCCAAAAAGCCATATAAACATTTACGTATGCCCCATCAGCAAGGTGGAGAAGCGCATAGTCAGCTAATTAAGAAGTATGCAATGATACAATCTCTGTAGACTTAAAAATCAATAAATGTAAATATCTCACACCTAGAAGATAACCACTAAGTCAGTTCAACATAGGCAAATTGCAGTGCAGTTGAGTACAAAACACAAAAAAACACAAGTTAGCAGGGATTAATTTATTTGGATTCATAACCAAGGAAGACATGCAGATCTACGACCTACCAAGGCTAGTGAACGAAGATGACTTCGTATTACTATTCCACACATTCAGCAAACAATCTGGCCAGAGAAAATTCCTATAAAAAGCTTTCCCTGAAGGTGAGCCTTATCTGAAGGTCACTCAATGTGGCATACATGCAGGTATCTCCTATCACCAATTATCAGTCTATTACATTTACACCTACAGAAGGCATAAAATCTTGAATAAACAGTGGCAGTTAATCAATACTACTATAAAATAGCTACATGTAAACAGCTAAGGCAGTCTGGAGTTCTGAACAAAATGCAGTTTTCCTTTCTTAGTCATTTTGCGTGTGTACAAATTCGTGCAAAAAGGAACTGAATGTGATGAACATACCAAAAATTATACCCACAATCGATGCACCATATTATACCCACAATCGATGCACCATCTGACCCCAAGCACCAACATCACAAAGtgcagttgacaaatttaactCTGGCCCTGTTTTCCCTATGCAATCAGATAAAAGGGAAGAAACACATGTCAACAAAAAAGAGCGTTTAACATGATAATAATAAGACCTTTAGACACGATTTTTGGGTTAAGGAGAGGAATTTGAGAAAAGATAGGATGCAATTTTATAGGAGGATTTTGTTACAGAAAACATTAATAATGCACCAGTTAACAAATTTTGCCCTCACGGGCAATGGAGAAGAAAATACAAACCTTCCTTCTTGTTCTTGTAGAACTCTTCCTTTTACAGTATTGGCACGCAGATTCTTGCGTCCCTCACTGGCAGCAGCAGTACCTGGCCATCACACGCAGACGAGAGAAGGAAATATACAAATCAGTAAACAGATAGATAACAGAACACCAATTTTTGGGGACTCGGGAATCCATCTGGGAGCGGGATGGATAACAGCAGCAGCGGATTTCGGAGGGCGGGGCCAAGAACGGATTTGTGGCGTGGGCGTGCACCGTACGGTGGTGGAGCACCGCGCGGTGGTGCTCGGCTGGTGCTTGACGGCGTCGCGTCGCCCGGTCTGCTGCTAGATACAGAGGTGGAAGAGTAAGAGATGCGAAGAGATTGACTGATGGGCTTCTGATGGGCCTCTCTTTATCAATTATTACACCGACTCGTCGTCTACCACAGAGGGCTCTTTGGTTACCAGCGACTCGCACGATTTTTTTTTTAAGAATTGCTGACGTGGTAAGCTGCACAATGATAATAAAAGTAATTGCTGAGGTGGCAAAGCTGCTGAGGTGGATAGGCTGCATGTTAAGAGAAATAGGATAGTGGAGATGAACTATTTTTAGTTATTATAGATAGCGTAGCGATGGAGTGTTCGAGTGCCTGCATTAGTCGGCCTGCTTTCTCCGTGTCAACGACACAACTGACGACTTGAGCCCGAGTCCATATTCTTGTCGTCCAGCAATTCCGATTTCTTTTTTGACCAATTTGAATTGTATTCCCTTTTTCTTTTATACTCCCTTCGAGTCCGTATTGAAATACATGTAGTCCGTATAAATCTTTTTAAAGATTTCAATACGGAATATAAGTCCTTTTCGGTTACTCATGTTAATTGGGATGCTAATGTCCCGGCTCATCAGTGTCAAGTTTTCAACGTGGACAAGCATGTATCTCCCtcgcaaaaaagaaaaagaaaaaaagcatGTCTGCAGGAGATTGGATAGGGCCCACCAGAGGAGGCGTACGACCAATCAAATTGATAAATACTGGGACTAGGAAAAAATGTGAAGATATAGAAGGCAAGTTTTGCAAACCAAAGAGAAAGTTTTGTTCGGTCAATTTATTAGGCATGTTTGAGTCAGCTAGCTATACTAGTATCAAACACAATATTGACGAATGCAAGGGCACCCTCTCACTATGTCCACGTTGGCAGAGGCGCATTTTGTGGTGAAGCGAATGGCGAGAGAGGTACATTGTGTGTGTAGTGAACATTGtgtctttgtgtgtgtgtgcgcgcgcgcgcgtgtgtgtgtgtgagagagagagagagagagtgcacGTGTTTTGTCCTTCCCAATTGGCTAGCCCCTCGTCTTCTCCTCACACACGTAACCTCGTCTCTTTCCGCACCCAGCACAACCGATCTCAGCGTTGGCAGATCTGGTGAGCGTCGGGAGGAGAAGAACGAGTCTGCGAGGCGACGACCGTGGGGGAATCGACCAGATCCGCCGTGTGCCCGTCTGGAGGACGGGAACACGGTGACGGGGGCTGGTTCAGCGCGCACCTCCGCCACCGAGCCTTGCATCGCCAGCCACCATCCCTTCCTCTCACGCGCCGCCACTGTCAAGATAAATCGGTGCGCCCCTCCTCACCGCCAGGCCGCAGGTCTGGTTCTTCCGCAGAAACCCCCTCCGTGCGCTCCCTCTTTCTAGCCCGCGCCGCCTCTCCgactccttcctccttcctcgcCACCGCTCCCTCTCTTCACCTGCAGCTCTGGCTTCTCACCATAGCCGCTGCCCCTTCCCCCCTCCCGTGTCGATCTTGGCCGTACCCATCGCCGGGAAGAGCGAGGGTTGTCGCTCCTGCAACTGCTCAACCCGGAGAAGCTTGTCGTCGTAATCGACAGACCGTCTTCCTCGCATCTTCCAGGCTATTCTTGTATAGCCGGAAATTGCTCTGGCCCAACGATCCCCTCCCCATGCTATTTTTTGAAATCTTATTGGCTGATGATGTTCGTATTAAGAGAGGAGACACACCACTCAATCAATCAAAAGAAATATTCACCCTTTCCATAAATCAGTTTCAGATGCGTAGGTGGTGTTTAGGCCAAGGTTTTCATGTGATCCATTCACTCTGCTTTGACTTGAAGAACTAATTTTTGTATCAGGAGACGCGTGCTGATCCTTTAGTGAAGAACTGTGCTTTGGAATGCCAAGATATGGAAATGTCTGAAGAGTCAGGTTCAGATAAAGCTACCCAAGCCTGCTTATTTTTCATATATGGTAACTGGTCTTCCCAAGTTTTTACTCTATGTGTTCCAAAATTTTCTTTGAAGGTGCCACGAGTAAGTACAACGATGATGGCCAGATAGATGATTTTCTGCAATCAATTCAGAAAATACGGGATGAAATTGTATGTTATATGTCTTTTCTCTTATTTCAGAAAAAATTATGCTTGTTTCCTACAACTTTCTTCTAGTTGAGAATCTGATGTGAACTCTCCTATTCTCTCTTCATTTCAGCTTCGCAAGGAAAGCATACTTCAAGAACGAAGTGCTCAGTGTGATATGGACATCCAGACACTCTTGAGTGGTATTCTACCCATTTCACATTTTAAACATGGTTACATTTACAATCACGTTGTAGAACTGTTACAGTTTTGCCGTCAACACTGTCGGCAAGTATTCCTGGGAGCCATATGTTTTCAAAAGTTATGCGCTAAACTGTGGTGTATCACACTTTTCATTGTGGACAAATCGTCCACCACACTTTGTGATGTACAAATCGTCCGTTGAAACTGTGGCCAATTTTGGCAAGAtgttttttggatttttttaaaTGTTTTGGCAAGAAGTTGCTTCTATATTAGTCATGTATTTCTTGTACTCatcatgttttaaaaattatgcAGAAGGAAAGATGACACCCAAAGCTGTATCAATAATAAGAAAATACAAGGAAACTTGCTCAGATACGACAGAAGTTACCAATTCATCTTGCTCTGGGGATGGTGGCCAATCTATCACTAAGAGGAAGAAATTGAAGAAGGCACTCCTCCGACAATGCAAGGTAAGAAACCTCAAGCTGAACCTATGTATTACAATTTTCAATGCCACTAGTACCCTTGACACTTGTCAATGCAGGAGCTTGATGAGATCTGTCGTGGGGCCCATTGGATACTTCCAAGATACACAGTATTACCTTCAGTATCAGATGGTATGTACAAAtgtttacttttatctcttagaTATTCTAGATAGGCAAGTATTAGGTCCTTGGACCATGTAGGCATAACAATTAGGAATATCATATGAATGGGTCATGTGCCACGTACTTCCTGATTCTCATTTATCGAATTTAATCCCTATAGGTACTGGTTCGTTTTGTGCATTGAGATGATAACATACATAGTGTGCTGCGCTAACCATGCTTGGACAAAAAGAGTTTTCAAGGTGTCAGATCAATAGTCAGGGCTTGCTGCTCTCTTGATGTCAAAGTAGCAATCCAAATAAGCCACTTGTTTATTTATCACATGTTATGCTCCATTGAAGTGTTAGGTTTGTTTTACATTCGATAAGTTGTTATCTTAGATCAGACTGATTAGGTCCCCAGTTAGCAATAACCAGAATGTATGTTTGATTGACTATCATCTGTGTGTGTGTTGACTTTTGAGCACTTCTTCACCGGTCCTTCTCCTATTTTTCAGGAATGTACCACGCCAGTGTACGTTTGAGATGCCTTGATTTTGAGATGAGCCTCACTGGTGGTCTTCGTGCTACCCCACACGAGGCGAAGTGCTCGGCTGCTGCCAATATGATACTAGAGCTTCACAAGAAAGCGGAAGAGCAAGAACAGGAGGGTATCCGATGCAAAATCACCTTGTTAAACTCCTGAATCTAGGAAACTGCGGGTGGATGGAACCAGTTGCTTGTCATTACAACTTTGAATGAGACTTCTTGAGAAACCTAATTGTGTTGGTACCTTGTTGTTAGCTATTTTACCTTCCGGAGGTTGACTCCTTGTGTTGTTGTTGGTATTATGGCTGTTTATTAAGGTCGTGATAAACTTTAGGCTGCTATTTCAGAACTCTATGATGCTTCAGTTGCGCTGACTATTTTATTAGAGAAAGAGTTGCTTGTAGTAAAGGGCTCACATTCGTTTGTCAGCCGATGGATtacaaaaattatataattgTGGATAAAGGAGGAAATGACATGATCTGAATAAAACAAACTAAGACCTAAAGATACCGATCAAGCTTAGCATCATACACAAATCCATACAGCTTTGAGTTATTAAGGTGAAAACATCACAATCTGAAAAAAAAACAATTAATTGTTCACAAACCCAACTAAGAGACAACAATTACAGTATATTTCTCTTCCTCTCACATTTTTCAGACGCAAGCCCATGAAAGTTATTTAGTACtaccttcgttcctaaatataagtctttttagacatttcaaatggactataatatacggatgtatgtagacatattttagagtgtagattcactcattttgctccgtatgtagtcacttgttggaatctctagaaagacttatatttaggaacgaagggagtactactTAGCTtgaggacggagggagtataaaaggAAACAGTCAACATGTATATTATTAACCAGCGCCAAGCTCATTGTGAATAATACACCGATTCATCCTCTCACGGCGTGGCAAATTGGCAAGTGCACATAATATGAAACTTAAAGAACATGCATATATATTTATACAAAACAAATTGATATTTTTCAAAGCTTTTATATTTAGTCAACCAATTTGTTTATAATATTGATTTGTTCTATATTTAGTCTTGATGAAGCAACTAATTAATTCTCTAAATTCAACGGAAAAGAGGCTAGCTTTCTTTCTTGGTGGAGgatgatgcatgtttcatcaaaGCTCTAACGCTAATTCCTCAACAAAGAAAACATAAGATAATCAAAATTGCATCCTTACTGCGATGAGCCACAACAGCTAAGTACTTCTGGAAAGCCCTGGTGGAAACTGAGCTGTCCATCTGTAACATCCTTCCTCAATCTGAACGTGTCAAGGTTTAGATTGTTCTTGAAGGCTTGTAGTTATCGAACTTGTAGAGGCTTTGTAAAACCATCATCAACTTGATCTCTTGTTGGAATGAATCTGATTTCTAACAATTTCCTTGCAACTCTTTCTCTAACAAAATGAAAATCAGTTTCTATGTGTTTTGTCCTTGCATGAAACACGGGATTGGCAGAAAGATATGTTGCTCCAAGATTATCACACCAAAGATAGGAGATATGTGGTCTTTCGACGCCCAACTCATCTAATAGGGTTTCTACCCACATTACCTCAGATGTTGCATTTGCAAGAGACTTATATTCCGCTTCAGTGCTAGAATGAGAAACTGTTGCTTGTTTCTTTGCATTCCATGATATGAGATTAGAACCAAAGAACACGGCAAATCCACCAGTAGATCGCTTTGCTTGTTCTCTTGAAGGAACGGGGAGTTGGCTTGATATTTTAGCCCTGGGTTTCTTATTCCTTGCATACGGGCTGATTGTAACCAGATGTTAGTTCATTAATAAAGCTCCCAATTCGATGAAAAAAAacatgtagtccatattgaaatctttaaaaagatttatatttagaaacagagggGTAGTCTTTCTTTTTTTAAatgttttttatttttccttgTGTTTCACAGATACTTTTTGTACTGTGAACTTATTTTGAAAAATGGTCATGCAATATTTTGCTAACAAATTACAAAGTTGTTTTGATTGTAAAGAAAAAGGAAGTAAAAATAACAAACTTTATCATCTTTGTTGACAATTTTTTGTACAAGTAAAAAAATGCTAAACCTACCTACGTAACGAGTTACGTAAAACTACATTTCTTTCCTTCAtgtttattttgttttgatttgttCTGCTTTCTTTGTTTTTCTACCCATATTTTCGTTTCTCTTATGGTTTTtacagtttttcttttcttcctttattctttgtttttttttgttaTTCCACTGCTTTATTGCTTTTCTTTCTTCCTTTCTtcctttcttccttttttttcattttctattttttgttTATCTTTTTTTGGTTTCTATTGCTTTTCTTTGTTGTCCTCTGTACATTTTTGGTACACATAAGAACACTTTTATGTACATGTTTAattttttaaaatacatgattaacatttatTTAAAACTTATTTTGATTTGATGTCTACTTTTTTCCACACACACTGTACTTTTTTTGGCATACATCAGGAACATTTGTTATATACATGTTCAATATTTTGGAAATATATGATTACCATTTTCTAAAATATATTCGAGGTAGTGCGTTAAACCAACTTGGCTGAGCATGCTCATCTGGCACAAGTCGAGCACAACCTCATTGCGCCACAGCAAGCGTTAGCGGACAAGAATCAGCAACATCAGCAGCTGGCTTGATATGTCAGTCGACACGGGCGTGACATCAACAATAACTTTGTAGTCAGAGGACCTAGTGATCTTCGAGTCCTTCAAACCCCGACTGAAAATGTCTCGGATGCGACGAGATTGCCAGAGCCGGTCCAATAACCTGAAGACGGAGTCATAGCTGAAGGAATTCGACAGGTCTCAAACTACCTGAAGGCCGCAGTCGCGCAGAACACGCTAATTTCTCAGGGGTGCATATCTGGTGATACGGCCTAGCATATGCTCCCCTGCTCCAGAACAGTCCGATGCGTTGGATCTGGACTCTAGGGACAAGATGGAGCACGCCCACCTCCTTATGAAAAATATACAAAAAAGACCCTTGGTTATGCTGCAATTCAGGGACTGGTGCACATCTGTTCGTTCTGTATCTCCTTCAATTCCATTTACTGTAGCCACATCAACCTGTCTAGTTCTTGGTAGTAGGAAATATAGGAATTTTTATATTTATGGGAATATAGCAGCTTGTATTTAGGGGAATATAGGAATTTTTGTAGCGCCACACCATTTTTAACCCAAGTTttgacatgaggaacaagcatCTTACGAGGTGCATTCACAAGCAAGAATGACAGTCTCACAGAAATTTATAGGTCTAATTGTTGATTTTGTCATGTAGATGTGTTTTTGTGCCCGGCACTGGATGGTGTGAGAGGAGAGTAATGACTTATCGAGTCGGAAATCCGTTGGTGCTCCCGGGAGCGCGCGCTCCTGCGTGCgaaaatattttttgaaatgtCAAAAAGTTTCAACAAAAATTGTATGTGCTCTTTGTCACATCCAAATACTACATACTAACTAGttgaatgcccgtgcgttgccacgggccaACAAATGAATCTATGGCGAGCCCTGGGCTACAGCTCTTGGGTCATCACACTGTCCTTTGGTATGTTGTCACCCTGCTCCGAATCTGCCATATTTTCTCCAAGTCCTGCAAACTACCGTTGCTATTCCCAGCCCCGCTAGAAAATTGCACGAGTTTTCTCCAAGTATGCCAGATTGCCAAAGTCATTCCCAATGTCACTAACTTCATATGGTTTGCAACTGCACACCACAACATTCGAGTAATTCAACTGATACCCAATTTTGTTTTCTGCAATGTTATACGTCAGAAATCCCAAAGGAGCCTATTTTTTGGGAAACGTTTGCCTCCGGACGACCGGCCGAGCGCTCGGCCGGTCTCCCCTCGCTCGCTGGCTCTTTTCACGCGGGAACATGCCTCGTATGCTAGGTGGGCCTGAAGCGAGACGTCGCTTTCCTTATCTCTTTCTTATATTATCACGTTTTTTTCCtatgcttcttcttcctctcgccttGTCGCTTCTTTCTCTCACCTTATGCACAGTGAGCTCGCCAGCGccctgtaacgccccgagaccgacgcttcagaagacttccagatgctctgagtttcgtcgtgtgatttgttttgtttgttgcatctcttgcattgcatcatgtcatcatgcaaccCTTTTTAAAAACTCAGATAAATAAATtgtatggatcttcgatccatttaaatcgagggaattcacatggtgttttctctttataacatatcctcccaatattattagggagctataacaAAGTATTCCATTCTTTgggaatcaccataacacacgtgcaaaataaatcctatgccttttctgctttgagtcgatctctctaaccttgccaataattcttttcccatttatcgaggctcttcctaaatttccaacatttttggacTCTTCAATACCTTGAACttattcaaaccatttgaatttagatctttcaatcatggccttttctattttctcagaataagcacatttttgtgagtccgggaaaattattCGCGTGTTCAACTTCTTTCCCTAACCCtcctctttctttttcttctctttatttttttcggttAAAGATAAAGAGgagtgagggagagagagcatAGCCCAGCAGGCCTCTCTAGGCCTAATCCATCCCCGCCGGCCTCTTGGACCTCCACCCAGACCGGCCCAACCTCCCCTAGGCCCAACAGCTCCCTATCTAACCCTAGCCCGCTCAACCTCTCTCTGCCCGATCCCCTCTCTCCCCTTCGTTCTCCTCCTGGCGCCGCCACTCGCAGGGAGAGAGAGGAGCATAGCCCTCGTGCTCGACGCCTTCCCTTCTACGGCTGCTCGCGGCTGCCGCCCGATGCCATCTGCGCCTCGATCCCCTTTCCGCCCACTCGTTCCCCTCCTCGCgccagggagaggagctccctCGTCCTCGCCGTCCTTCGGCTCGTCGTCACTCCCTTGCCGTCTCCGGCGCCGCGCTGGTGAGCGCCACTGCCGGAGCTGCTCCTTCTGCCGCGCGCTACCCGAGCCGTCAAGCCTCATCCTCGACCTCCTCCCTCGCGCGGTTCCTTCCCTGCCTCCTGCTCGAGGAGACGACCAGCCAGCGCCTCCACCGTCGCTGCCCCGCgccctcaagctccagcgccgCGCCTCTGCTCTGCCTTCCGTCCTGCTGCCCGACGAGCCTCGTCCTCGTCGCCTTGCTGCTGTCGGACCCCGAGTTCGCCTTCCACCCCGATGGCGCCCAAGGCCCCATGTCGCCATGGCCTCTGCTGATGTTGTGATGTTGCTCCACACACGCCCCTGCTTGCTGCTTCGACTCCGTGCCCGAGCTCCGTTTTTCGTCATGGACGTGGGGTAGCTGCTGAACCTCGCCATGGTTCTGTCCAACGCCGCAAGTCCGACGCCAGGAGCACCTCAAGTTCGGCTACATGTAACAGCAAGTACCACTACGGCCGGAGACCTCGGACCCGTCAAGTACCCTGTGGATGCGCCAAGTTCCACGACGCTGCATAAGTGTCTTCTTGAACGTGTACGACTACTTCTACTACGACCCGTGAACGACTACTTCCCTCAACATTTTTGAACCGCCTCGAAACGCATgcttcaaaggtataatgacGAGACGACCGCCGTGGATCGAATGCATGTgctgtatgagatgctcgtgtttgcaccgtgtccgaATTGTCACTCGTTTCCATGCCACTAACTCGTGGGAACCCGGTagtcgggagcaccccaccatctttagcatgttccgcacatccgcacacttccttttgcaccggtatctccatgagctaccggaaccgatatgttaccgtggcatcattttcggaatCGTCGCCGTGACACCCTTTCTTTCCGCCATGATGACAAATGCCTCGTATCTTGCTCAAGTCAATATTTTCATTAAATTgcataaaacttgcatatgtcatccgcatcatgttaacaacatttaaaattgttgtttgctttaaattgctatatgcatatgggggttttccggaattgttgtttgttatttccggccttatttaaacttgcctaaatagatagtttatttatgcttcaccccttgccatgtttaacaacatttaatattgttgggtacataaacgagagagaactaaataattaatgtggtgtttcttcaatatgcaacttattgcatattgagcttcacttaatttgtagtattgtttgtgcactttgccatgccatgcctcattaaatcggacatgcatcatacttgattgtgcatcatgtcatgtttatgtgatggttgtttactatgttgtttgcttctttccggtttgcttctctcgttagcttcggtttcgttccggagttgtgaggatttgttcgacttcgtccgtttgtcttcttcatggactcgttcttcttccttgcgggatctcaggcaagatgaccataccctcgaaatcacttctatctttgcttgctagttgttcgctctattgctatgccgcgctacctaccacttgctatatcttgccttccatattgccatgtcaagcctctaacccacttttcctagcaaaccattgtttggctatgttaccgcttttcctcagcccctcttatagcgttgctagttgcaggtgaagatgaagtttgctccatgttggaacatggatatgttgggatatcacaatatctcttatttaattaatgcatctatatacttggtaaagggtggaaggctcggccctatgcctggtgttttgtttcactcttgctgccctagtttccgtcataccggtgttatgttccttgattttgcgttccttacgcggttgggtgatttatgggacccccttgacagttcgctttgaataaaactcctccagcaaggcccaaccttggttttaacatttgcc
This sequence is a window from Aegilops tauschii subsp. strangulata cultivar AL8/78 chromosome 7, Aet v6.0, whole genome shotgun sequence. Protein-coding genes within it:
- the LOC109769065 gene encoding uncharacterized protein, which gives rise to MEMSEESGATSKYNDDGQIDDFLQSIQKIRDEILRKESILQERSAQCDMDIQTLLSEGKMTPKAVSIIRKYKETCSDTTEVTNSSCSGDGGQSITKRKKLKKALLRQCKELDEICRGAHWILPRYTVLPSVSDGMYHASVRLRCLDFEMSLTGGLRATPHEAKCSAAANMILELHKKAEEQEQEGIRCKITLLNS